The Niallia alba genome includes a window with the following:
- the helD gene encoding RNA polymerase recycling motor HelD has protein sequence MTNNREALEKVTEQKRIDFVRNEMDDKLKLMEQDIHNIGGDVSQIRSNFWEDVTVNLDEPDDVIETFTSIKQQAELLGERERTYGQIHRQQKILHKLKDTPYFGRIDFDEAGEGTEQVYIGIASFMDKKNETFYIYDWRAPISSVYYDYSPGPASYQTPSGKIDGELLLKRQFIIRNGKLISLFDTGVTIGDELLLEVLGNNANSMMKSIVATIQKEQNQIIRNEKSRYLLVQGVAGSGKTSAALQRVAYLLYKHRDTLKSDNIMLFSPNPLFNSYVSTVLPELGEENMRQSTFFEYLQTRIGKAHQVEDSFSQLEYLLTETNTLQKESRLKSIQFKSSVAFKDLIDNYFRALHKDGMAFKDIVFRNKVFISREELTRKFYEMESHISIPNRIQLLIEWAQKEMKKHAKAERKQQWVDDEIELLDKEEYLEAFHAAQKKNGKEDEFDYFDQEERFLRKVIVNRHFKSIYVSIKKRRFIDIPAMYREIFQLSCPESLTEEVWRKIAEQTIANLEQSFLSYEDGTPFAYLKDKIEGRKSTSGIRQVFIDEAQDYSDFQMNYLKELFPYSKMTLLGDINQAIYAHQHNEIVSKEDNEEVERIVLMKSYRSTKEIVEFTRGLAVNGDLIEPFNRHGEKPKVIHAQDSTKKIDDLLIRIKDWQENGYKTIAIICKTIKESSEVYELLKKKIDVRFIQKGTTSYEKGISVIPAYLAKGIEFDGVVLYNASSYHGDLEKELFYTACTRAMHALTMYMDDGKLNPYFDQINQDTYETIEVN, from the coding sequence ATGACTAATAATAGGGAAGCACTAGAAAAAGTCACCGAACAAAAGAGAATTGATTTTGTGCGGAACGAAATGGACGATAAGTTGAAACTAATGGAACAAGACATTCACAATATTGGCGGCGATGTGAGTCAAATTCGTTCTAACTTTTGGGAAGATGTTACAGTTAACTTAGATGAACCAGATGACGTTATCGAAACATTTACAAGTATAAAACAGCAAGCAGAGCTGCTTGGAGAGAGAGAGCGAACATATGGACAGATTCATAGACAGCAGAAGATTCTTCATAAACTGAAAGATACTCCATACTTTGGAAGAATTGATTTTGATGAAGCTGGTGAAGGAACAGAACAAGTCTATATTGGAATTGCTTCTTTTATGGATAAAAAAAATGAAACATTCTATATCTATGATTGGAGAGCACCGATTTCTAGCGTTTACTACGATTATTCGCCAGGACCTGCGTCTTATCAAACACCTAGCGGGAAAATTGACGGTGAATTATTGCTAAAAAGACAATTTATCATCCGGAATGGAAAGTTAATTAGCTTATTTGATACAGGTGTGACGATTGGGGATGAGTTATTGCTTGAAGTTCTTGGCAATAACGCAAATTCGATGATGAAATCGATCGTTGCAACAATTCAAAAGGAACAAAATCAAATAATTCGTAACGAAAAAAGTAGGTATTTGCTAGTACAAGGAGTGGCAGGAAGCGGAAAAACATCTGCAGCATTGCAACGGGTAGCCTACTTATTATACAAGCACCGAGATACATTGAAATCAGATAATATCATGCTTTTTTCTCCTAACCCACTTTTTAATAGCTATGTATCCACCGTACTACCAGAACTTGGGGAAGAAAATATGCGCCAGTCTACTTTTTTTGAGTATTTACAGACACGGATAGGAAAAGCGCACCAAGTGGAAGATTCTTTTTCGCAATTAGAATATTTATTAACGGAAACAAATACACTTCAAAAAGAAAGCAGATTAAAGAGTATTCAATTTAAAAGCAGTGTTGCATTTAAAGACCTAATAGACAATTATTTCCGTGCGTTACATAAAGACGGCATGGCATTTAAGGATATCGTTTTTCGTAACAAAGTGTTTATTTCAAGGGAAGAACTGACGAGAAAATTTTACGAGATGGAAAGTCACATCTCCATTCCAAATCGAATTCAGTTACTAATTGAATGGGCTCAAAAAGAAATGAAAAAGCATGCAAAAGCGGAAAGAAAACAGCAATGGGTCGATGATGAAATAGAACTATTGGATAAAGAGGAGTACTTAGAAGCCTTTCATGCAGCCCAAAAGAAAAATGGCAAAGAAGATGAATTCGACTATTTTGATCAAGAGGAAAGGTTTTTGCGAAAGGTGATTGTGAATAGGCATTTTAAATCGATATATGTCTCTATTAAGAAAAGGAGATTTATTGATATTCCTGCTATGTATCGAGAGATTTTCCAATTAAGTTGTCCAGAATCGCTAACAGAAGAGGTTTGGCGAAAAATAGCAGAGCAAACAATCGCCAATCTTGAACAAAGTTTCCTATCATATGAAGATGGTACGCCTTTTGCCTATTTAAAGGATAAAATAGAGGGAAGAAAATCGACATCCGGTATTCGCCAGGTATTTATCGATGAAGCACAGGATTATTCTGATTTTCAGATGAATTATTTAAAAGAGCTGTTTCCGTATAGCAAGATGACGCTTCTTGGAGATATTAACCAGGCGATTTATGCCCATCAGCATAACGAAATAGTTAGCAAGGAAGACAATGAAGAAGTAGAACGAATTGTGTTAATGAAAAGCTATCGATCAACAAAAGAAATTGTTGAATTTACAAGAGGACTTGCTGTAAATGGAGACTTGATTGAGCCCTTTAATCGTCATGGAGAAAAACCAAAAGTTATACATGCTCAGGATTCGACTAAGAAGATAGACGACCTATTAATTCGAATAAAGGATTGGCAGGAGAACGGGTATAAAACAATTGCAATCATTTGCAAAACAATTAAGGAAAGCAGTGAAGTTTATGAATTGCTAAAAAAGAAAATAGACGTACGCTTCATTCAAAAAGGAACGACATCTTATGAAAAGGGCATTTCCGTCATTCCTGCCTATTTGGCGAAAGGGATTGAGTTTGATGGTGTAGTTCTTTATAATGCTTCCAGTTATCATGGAGACTTGGAAAAAGAATTATTTTATACTGCTTGTACAAGAGCAATGCACGCATTAACAATGTATATGGATGATGGTAAATTAAATCCATATTTCGATCAGATAAACCAAGATACGTATGAGACGATAGAGGTAAACTAA
- a CDS encoding dipeptidase — MNIIQNYLKEKKENHLNELFSFLSLPSISALPEHKEDINKTAEWLVHSLTQAGLENASIYQTNGNPVVYADWLHAEGKPTVLVYGHYDVQPVDPLELWDSPPFSPEIRDEKLYARGASDDKGQVFMHIKAIEAILQTTGSLPVNIKFCMEGEEEIGSPALPIFVEENKEQLSADVIVISDTGMIEEGKPTICYGLRGLCGMEIHVKGPKSDLHSGLFGGAIQNPITALSELLASFHDKNGVITVDGFYNQVTPLTKEEKETFEALQIADESFIEQTGSPTLFGEEGYSTLERLWVRPTLEINGIKGGFQGTGVKTVIPSEASAKITCRLVPAQDPEEIVALLQKHIDTHKPKGVEVTLQLFDKGTPFVTPFDHKAIQAAGKAYEKVYKVPTSYTRGGGSIPIVAAFDQILNLPIVLMGFGLPDENFHAPNEHFHLENYDKGLETICHYWFELAEVW; from the coding sequence ATGAATATTATTCAAAATTATTTGAAAGAAAAAAAGGAAAATCATTTGAACGAATTATTCTCTTTTTTATCATTGCCAAGTATCAGCGCTCTCCCAGAACACAAAGAGGATATAAACAAAACAGCAGAATGGTTAGTACATTCACTCACTCAAGCAGGTCTAGAAAATGCGTCTATCTATCAGACTAATGGGAATCCCGTCGTTTATGCAGATTGGCTTCACGCAGAAGGCAAGCCGACTGTATTAGTATATGGGCATTATGATGTCCAGCCTGTCGATCCCCTAGAATTATGGGACTCCCCTCCTTTCTCACCAGAAATACGGGACGAGAAGCTGTATGCTAGAGGAGCAAGTGATGATAAAGGGCAAGTTTTTATGCATATCAAAGCAATTGAAGCGATACTGCAAACAACAGGTTCTCTTCCCGTGAATATTAAATTTTGTATGGAGGGAGAAGAGGAAATTGGCAGTCCTGCCTTACCGATCTTTGTAGAAGAAAATAAAGAACAATTAAGTGCTGATGTAATTGTGATTTCAGATACAGGTATGATTGAAGAAGGGAAACCAACGATTTGCTATGGCTTACGTGGTTTATGCGGAATGGAAATTCATGTGAAAGGTCCCAAAAGCGACCTTCATTCTGGTTTATTTGGCGGTGCCATTCAAAATCCAATTACAGCATTAAGCGAGTTATTAGCTAGCTTCCATGATAAAAACGGAGTTATTACGGTTGATGGGTTTTATAATCAGGTGACTCCTTTAACCAAAGAGGAAAAAGAGACATTTGAAGCACTACAAATTGCAGATGAATCTTTTATTGAACAAACGGGCTCTCCTACTCTCTTCGGTGAGGAAGGATATTCCACACTAGAAAGACTATGGGTTCGACCAACACTTGAAATTAATGGAATAAAAGGGGGATTTCAAGGAACAGGGGTTAAAACCGTTATTCCTTCAGAAGCAAGTGCAAAAATTACATGTCGTCTTGTCCCCGCTCAGGATCCTGAAGAAATAGTAGCTTTATTACAGAAACATATAGATACACATAAACCAAAGGGTGTTGAAGTTACATTACAGTTATTTGATAAAGGCACTCCTTTTGTAACACCTTTTGATCATAAAGCGATTCAAGCAGCTGGAAAAGCCTATGAAAAAGTGTACAAAGTGCCGACTTCCTATACAAGAGGTGGCGGTTCTATTCCAATTGTTGCAGCATTTGACCAAATTTTAAACTTACCTATTGTATTAATGGGATTCGGTTTACCAGATGAAAATTTCCATGCACCAAATGAACATTTTCACCTTGAAAACTATGATAAAGGTTTAGAAACCATCTGTCATTACTGGTTTGAACTTGCCGAAGTATGGTAA